Proteins from one Arthrobacter sp. DNA4 genomic window:
- a CDS encoding sugar phosphate isomerase/epimerase, whose translation MFHSRLGCSSISFRHQDLGTALRTMKGLGFEEIDLGALPGVCDHVPYGLDAGAVAAVSAEVNASGLRVRSVNGDIGDLNKVLDDDEGRAGRERHLYALLTLTANIGAKALVLPCGALDHTPVRSVGDDLDLVAAQLIGARRRAAEFGVELWTESLHFLRFCWNLERAGLLADRLAGSGVGIVMDFSHVVASGEDIQAYLDRHQGRISHVHLRDAVPGNINLSIGNGAADFAGGLKRLAADGYTGHFSLELETRDVTNDERPAAAAKAASFITDLI comes from the coding sequence ATGTTCCATTCCAGACTTGGGTGCTCGTCCATCAGCTTCAGGCACCAGGACCTGGGCACCGCCCTGCGGACTATGAAGGGGCTGGGCTTCGAGGAGATCGACCTGGGCGCGTTGCCCGGCGTCTGTGACCACGTACCGTACGGGCTCGACGCCGGCGCCGTCGCCGCAGTCTCCGCGGAGGTCAACGCTTCGGGCCTGCGCGTCCGTTCCGTGAACGGCGACATCGGGGACTTGAACAAAGTGCTCGACGACGACGAGGGCCGGGCCGGGCGGGAGCGCCACCTTTACGCCCTGCTGACCCTGACGGCCAACATCGGTGCGAAGGCGCTGGTCCTGCCATGCGGCGCCCTGGACCATACCCCGGTCCGGAGCGTTGGCGACGACCTGGACCTCGTTGCCGCCCAGCTCATTGGTGCCCGGCGGCGGGCGGCGGAGTTCGGCGTCGAACTTTGGACCGAATCCCTGCACTTCCTGCGGTTCTGCTGGAACCTGGAGCGCGCGGGACTCCTGGCCGACCGCCTTGCCGGTTCCGGCGTCGGAATCGTCATGGACTTCAGCCACGTTGTGGCGTCGGGCGAGGACATCCAGGCCTACCTGGACCGGCACCAGGGCCGCATCAGCCACGTCCACCTGCGCGACGCCGTGCCGGGGAACATCAACCTCAGCATCGGCAACGGGGCCGCCGACTTCGCCGGCGGCCTGAAGCGGCTCGCCGCCGACGGCTACACCGGCCACTTCTCGCTCGAACTGGAAACCCGGGACGTCACCAACGACGAACGTCCCGCCGCCGCCGCCAAGGCAGCAAGTTTCATCACCGACCTCATCTGA
- a CDS encoding SDR family NAD(P)-dependent oxidoreductase, producing the protein MTTIQRTAVLTGATSDRGIGITTARRYARDGWGIVILDLDGEKSAKVAAEIGNEFNVPAFGHEIDVANEASVTAAQAAVAAEVAAGNLPPVGALANIAGITSPIPFLETTLELWHKVMDVNATGTYLVTKAFLPDMIANGWGRIVNMSSVSAQRGGGVFGKVPYSAAKAAILGFTKALARELGTTGVTVNAITPGAVDTNIRVGSTEEQEAAINAGIPLGRNATTEEVAAVIAFLSSEDSAYLTGTTIDINGGSHIH; encoded by the coding sequence ATGACCACCATCCAGCGCACCGCCGTCCTCACCGGAGCAACCTCGGACCGCGGCATCGGCATCACCACCGCCCGCCGCTACGCCCGTGACGGCTGGGGCATCGTCATCCTGGACCTCGACGGCGAGAAGTCCGCCAAGGTCGCAGCCGAAATCGGCAACGAATTCAACGTCCCCGCCTTCGGCCACGAGATCGACGTCGCCAACGAAGCCTCCGTCACCGCCGCCCAGGCCGCCGTCGCCGCCGAGGTGGCCGCCGGCAACCTCCCGCCCGTCGGCGCCCTGGCCAACATCGCCGGCATCACCTCGCCCATCCCGTTCCTGGAGACCACCCTCGAGCTGTGGCACAAGGTCATGGATGTCAACGCCACCGGCACCTACCTGGTGACCAAGGCTTTCCTGCCGGACATGATCGCCAACGGCTGGGGCCGGATCGTCAACATGTCCTCCGTCTCTGCCCAGCGAGGCGGCGGCGTCTTCGGCAAGGTCCCCTACTCCGCCGCAAAGGCAGCCATCCTGGGCTTCACCAAGGCCCTGGCCCGTGAACTGGGCACCACCGGCGTCACCGTCAACGCCATCACCCCCGGCGCCGTGGACACCAACATCCGCGTAGGCAGCACCGAGGAGCAGGAAGCGGCCATCAACGCCGGCATCCCGCTGGGCCGCAACGCCACCACCGAGGAAGTGGCCGCCGTGATCGCCTTCCTCTCCTCCGAGGACTCGGCCTACCTCACCGGCACCACCATCGACATCAATGGCGGCAGCCACATCCACTAG
- a CDS encoding SRPBCC family protein has protein sequence MITVTGSVETNLSAEKAFAFMREFENTSKWDPNTPVMDKITPGPVAVGHKYHAESEFRGKRQTLVYEVIELTDNHIKLRGENKTVTSFDSIDVSPNGTGSVVKYTAEFSIHGLTKIIQPLLKPAFNSLRDPALNGIRDTLNALAAA, from the coding sequence ATGATCACAGTCACCGGAAGTGTGGAAACCAACCTGTCCGCCGAGAAGGCCTTTGCCTTCATGCGTGAGTTCGAAAACACCAGCAAGTGGGACCCCAACACCCCTGTCATGGACAAAATCACGCCGGGACCCGTGGCCGTGGGGCACAAGTACCACGCCGAGTCCGAGTTCCGGGGGAAGCGCCAGACCCTGGTCTATGAGGTCATCGAGCTGACGGACAACCACATCAAGCTGCGCGGCGAGAACAAGACCGTAACCTCGTTCGATTCCATCGATGTCAGCCCCAACGGGACAGGTTCGGTGGTGAAGTACACGGCCGAGTTCAGCATCCACGGGCTTACCAAGATCATCCAGCCGCTCCTGAAGCCTGCCTTCAATTCCTTGCGCGATCCCGCACTGAACGGGATCCGGGACACGCTTAACGCGCTGGCAGCGGCCTGA
- a CDS encoding MFS transporter: MSKDALTMRGPVHGTKDARRVAIGSGVGAVIETYDFIGFGTAAALYFGTAFFPGTDPVTGTLASFATLGVGFAARPLGGIIGGHLGDKVGRKPVLVASLILMGLATFAIGLLPTYAAVGLLAPALLVFVRIVQGLAFGAEWGGAILMSYEHAPWKAKGKYTGIVQAGFPVGLLLANLTFLFSVQLGNELAWRIPFLASILLVIVGLIIRSKVPESPVFDEVKDSGAIVKAPIVEVIKTDWRNIVKGIGLRIAETAGYAVSITYMISYINSQHLADKSQTLIALCIASAIGIFATQAWAALTDRIGRRPLYIWSTAFAALFAIPMFLLVNTGLFIAIILTIVISYAVCQNSLAGAQGAWFPELFQAKTRASGASLAYQISAMVSGFTPFITTLLFVSFGWMGPALLFGAYALIGLWAAVATRETWGRRERELADEATKSTPNTVNA; the protein is encoded by the coding sequence ATGAGCAAAGATGCTCTGACCATGCGCGGCCCGGTCCACGGCACCAAGGATGCCCGGCGAGTTGCCATCGGATCCGGCGTGGGGGCCGTGATTGAGACGTATGACTTCATCGGCTTCGGCACCGCTGCCGCACTGTACTTCGGCACCGCCTTCTTCCCCGGAACCGATCCGGTGACCGGCACGCTGGCCTCCTTCGCCACCCTCGGCGTCGGCTTCGCAGCCCGCCCCCTTGGCGGCATCATCGGCGGACACCTCGGCGACAAGGTAGGCCGCAAGCCGGTCCTGGTCGCCTCCCTGATCCTGATGGGCCTGGCCACCTTCGCCATCGGCCTGCTCCCCACCTACGCGGCAGTCGGACTGCTGGCTCCGGCCCTGCTCGTCTTTGTCCGCATCGTCCAGGGCCTGGCCTTCGGCGCGGAATGGGGCGGCGCGATCCTGATGAGCTACGAGCACGCACCCTGGAAGGCCAAGGGCAAGTACACCGGCATCGTCCAGGCCGGCTTCCCCGTGGGCCTGCTGCTGGCCAACCTGACCTTCCTGTTCAGCGTCCAGCTCGGCAACGAACTGGCCTGGCGTATCCCGTTCCTCGCCAGCATCCTGCTGGTCATCGTGGGCCTGATCATCCGTTCCAAGGTCCCCGAGTCCCCGGTGTTCGATGAGGTCAAGGACAGCGGCGCCATCGTGAAGGCCCCCATCGTTGAGGTCATCAAGACGGACTGGCGCAACATCGTCAAGGGCATCGGCCTCCGCATCGCCGAGACCGCCGGCTACGCAGTGTCCATCACCTACATGATTTCCTACATCAACAGCCAGCACCTGGCGGACAAGAGCCAGACCCTGATCGCGCTCTGCATCGCTTCGGCCATCGGCATCTTCGCCACCCAGGCCTGGGCCGCGCTGACGGACCGCATCGGCCGCCGCCCGCTCTACATCTGGTCCACCGCCTTCGCCGCACTGTTCGCCATCCCGATGTTCCTGCTGGTCAACACCGGCCTGTTCATCGCCATCATCCTCACCATCGTGATCTCCTACGCGGTATGCCAGAACTCCCTGGCCGGTGCCCAGGGCGCCTGGTTCCCGGAACTCTTCCAGGCCAAGACCCGCGCCTCCGGCGCCAGCCTGGCGTACCAGATCTCGGCCATGGTGTCCGGCTTCACCCCGTTCATCACCACCCTGCTGTTCGTCAGCTTTGGCTGGATGGGCCCCGCACTGCTCTTCGGCGCGTACGCCCTGATCGGCCTCTGGGCCGCCGTCGCCACCCGGGAAACCTGGGGCAGGCGGGAACGCGAACTGGCTGACGAGGCCACCAAAAGCACCCCGAACACTGTGAACGCCTGA
- a CDS encoding RpiB/LacA/LacB family sugar-phosphate isomerase, which translates to MTTEGHTMGLRLIVGADEAGVDYKDKVLTDLRNDPRVSEVIDIGVNRTDAADDFTRPYPYVGIAVSEMIRDGRADRAILFCGTGIGVAIAANKVEGIRATAAHDSFSVERSILSNDCQVLTMGQRVVGIELARRLAKEWIGYTFDPSSASAGKVKVLTDFESC; encoded by the coding sequence ATGACGACGGAAGGACACACCATGGGGCTGCGGCTCATTGTCGGCGCGGACGAAGCCGGTGTTGATTACAAGGACAAGGTCCTGACGGATCTCCGCAACGACCCCCGCGTCAGCGAGGTTATCGACATCGGCGTCAACCGCACCGACGCCGCGGACGACTTCACCAGGCCCTACCCCTACGTGGGCATTGCGGTAAGCGAGATGATCCGCGACGGCCGGGCCGACCGGGCCATTCTCTTCTGCGGCACGGGCATCGGCGTGGCCATCGCGGCGAACAAGGTGGAAGGCATCCGCGCCACCGCAGCGCACGACTCGTTCTCGGTTGAGCGCTCCATCCTGTCCAACGACTGCCAGGTCCTCACCATGGGCCAGCGCGTGGTGGGCATCGAACTTGCCCGCCGCCTGGCAAAGGAATGGATCGGGTACACGTTCGATCCGTCGTCGGCCTCGGCGGGCAAGGTCAAGGTCCTCACCGACTTCGAGTCCTGCTAG